In Streptomyces sannanensis, the DNA window GGCGGGCAGCGGGGCGGCCAGGAACCGCTCGACGAGCACCTGCGACTGGCGCCCGGCGGCGAAGACGATCACCGGCGCGAGAAGTCCGATGCCGAGTCGGGGGCCGGTGCCGCCAAGGCGTCCGGCATCCTCGCGCAGCCTCACTCTCCGCCGCAGCGCGGGCAGTTGCACCAGGACCATCAGACAGCCGCCGAGGGCCACTCCGGCCGCGGCGGCGCGTACGCCCCAGTGCGGGCCGGCCGTCAGCGCGACGGCGATGATCCCGAGGTTGTACGCCACATAGATCGCGGCCGGCAGAGCGAAGCTGCGGTGCGCACGCAGCACGGCGCTGCAGTACCCGGCCAGACCGAAGGTGAACGCGCAGGTGGCGGTCAGCCGGGTGCAGTCGGCGGCGAGCGCCTGCTCCGGCAGCCCCGGGGCGAGCACCGCGACCAGCCACGCCGCGGCGAGCACCAGCACGACCGTCAGCAGGGCGAGGGCGCCCAGCAGCGGAGGCAGGGTGGCCCGCACCAGGGCCTGCACGGGTTCGCGCCGGGCGAGGGCGAGGCTGAACGCCGGTACGAGGACGAGCGCCATGGCGTCCTCGATCAGCAGGGTCGAGGCGAACTCCGGCACCGTCCAGGAGACCAGGAACGCGTCGGTCTCGGGCCCGGCGCCGAAGAGATGCGCGACGGTCTGATCGCGCGCGAGACCGAGCAGCGCGGCGCAGGCGGTGATCGCCCCGGTGATCACCGTGGTCCGGGCGAGCGAGCGCTCCGCATGGCGTCGCCGCCCCGCGTCGGGTGGGCGTTCGGGTCCGTCGTCGAGCGCCGGGTGGGCCGGGGCCTGGTGTCCGTTCTTCATGGTGTCGCCGTCCCGGCCGGGGCCCACCAGGCCGCCAGGCCCGGGCCGATGGCGGTCAGGACCGTCGAGGGGCCGCCGATGTCCGCGTAGAGGAAGTCGACGAGCTGCCGGATCGGCAGGCCGCAGGTGCCCGTTCTTCATGGTGCCGCCGTCCCGGCCAGGGCCCACCAGGCCGCCAGGCCCAGACCGATGGCGGTCAGGACCGTCGAGGGGCCGCCGATGTCCGCGTAGAGGAAGTCGACGAGCTGCCAGATCAGCAGGCCGCAGGCGATCAGCCCGCAGTCCTTGCCGCGCACGGTGCGGGACAGCCGGCGCAGACCGAGCGTGAGCAGTGCGAGCCAGCTGCCGAGCAGCGCGGTCAGGCCCAGCAGGCCCTGTTCGCTGAGGATGAGGAGGTACATGTTGTGCGGTGACAGCAGCGGCTGCCGTCGGAAGACCGCGCCCGCTCCGGCCGTGTCGCCGCCGGAGGACAGGGCGAGCGAGGCGTGGCTGTCGCGGTACGCGGGGAAGCCCTTCAGGCCCACTCCTGTGACGGGGGCTTCGCGCCACATGCCGATGGAGGCAACCCACATGGTGTACCGGTCGGTGACGGACCGGTCGGGTGCGTCGGTGACCTGGGTGATGCTGGCGACGCGTTCCCGGAGGAGTCCGGTGCCGACGCCGAGGCCCACGACGAGCACCACCGCGGCGGCGGTCCCGGCGGCGAGGGCGGGTACCGAGATCCGCCGGCCGGCCAGCAGCAGCTGGGCCGTGCAGGCGGCGGCGGTGGCGAGCCAGGCGCCGCGGCTGAAGGACAGGACCAGCGGCAGGACCAGCAGCGCGGCGCACAGCAGCGCGGCCCGGCGCTGTCCGCGGGAGCGGGGGGCGAGGGCCAGTCCGAGGGCGCAGACCAGGCCGTACCCGACCACGGCGGCCATCCCCATGACGTCGGTCGCCCCGAACGTCCCGACCGCGCGGATGTCCTGCCCCATGTACGAGGCGCCGGTACCGGTGACGTACTGGTGGACGCCGACCGCCCCCTCGGCCAGTGCCAGCGCCACCACGGCGGCGGCGACCAGCCGCGCGTCGCGGCGGTCGCGCAGGAGCAGCAGCAGCGCCGCCGGGACCAGGACGAAGATCTGGAGGTGGCGTACCGCCCCGGCCAGGCCTGTCGCGGGGCCGGCGGAGCCGAACACGGCGGCCGTGATGCCGATGACCGGAAGTCCCAGCAGAACGGCGGCCGTTCGGGTCAGGGGCCGGCGGCGGTCACGCAGCAGACGCAGGACGCAGTGGGCGACCAGCACGGCGGAGGCGGCGTCGGCGAGGGTCGCGCCGGTGCTTCCGGTGGCCGCGTCGGGTTCGGCGGGGACGGCGAGCAGGGCGACGACGGCGAGGGCCGGGATCAGCGGGGCGTCGGTGTGCGCGAGCCGGGGCCACCGGGGCAGCGGGACGGAGGGGGCATGGATCACGGTCAGCTCCCTCCGGGGCGTACCAGGGAGGCGGCGGTGCGCAGCAGGATGCAGATGTCCTGCCACAGTGACCAGTTGTCGATGTAGTGGTTGTCGAAACGGGACCGGTCCTCGATGGAGGTGTCGCCGCGCAGACCGTGGATCTGGGCGAGTCCGGTGATGCCGACGGGCATCCGGTGCCGGGACGCGTAGCCGGGGTGGGTCCGGCTGAACCGCGCGACGAAGTAGGGGCGTTCGGGGCGTGGTCCGACCAGGCTCATGTCGCCGCGCAGTACGTTCCACAGCTGCGGGAGTTCGTCGAGCGAGGTGCGGCGCAGAAAGCGTCCGGTGGCGCTCATGCGCCGGTCCTGTGCGACGCTCCACCGGGTGGCCGCCTCGTGCTCGTCGGCGGGGCGGAGGGTGCGGAACTTCAGCAGGACGAAGCGGCGGCCGTCCTGCCCGACGCGTACCTGCCGGAACATGATGCCGGGTCCGTCACAGGCGCGTACGGCGACGGCGCAGGCGAGAAGTACGGGTGCGGCCGCGAGCAGCGCGAGTCCGGCGATGAGC includes these proteins:
- the murJ gene encoding murein biosynthesis integral membrane protein MurJ, coding for MKNGHQAPAHPALDDGPERPPDAGRRRHAERSLARTTVITGAITACAALLGLARDQTVAHLFGAGPETDAFLVSWTVPEFASTLLIEDAMALVLVPAFSLALARREPVQALVRATLPPLLGALALLTVVLVLAAAWLVAVLAPGLPEQALAADCTRLTATCAFTFGLAGYCSAVLRAHRSFALPAAIYVAYNLGIIAVALTAGPHWGVRAAAAGVALGGCLMVLVQLPALRRRVRLREDAGRLGGTGPRLGIGLLAPVIVFAAGRQSQVLVERFLAAPLPAGAISHLNYAQKVAQMPMVLAMMLCTITFPVIARALARGDAEAAGRRMERDLMLAAVVVLTGATTVVACAPQIVEILFQRGAFDADDTVATASVMRVYALGLLGHTLVGALVRSYFSAARPTWYPAAAMAAGLAANVLAGLALAHVWGAHGIAAANAFGITVTAVLLLRGLGRYTVTVATRQIAGRLARLTAAALAATGTGWAAAAFVGPPVLAVAAGAAACTGVFLAAGRSLRVAVIPLPRKREHAVHS
- a CDS encoding O-antigen ligase family protein, which encodes MIHAPSVPLPRWPRLAHTDAPLIPALAVVALLAVPAEPDAATGSTGATLADAASAVLVAHCVLRLLRDRRRPLTRTAAVLLGLPVIGITAAVFGSAGPATGLAGAVRHLQIFVLVPAALLLLLRDRRDARLVAAAVVALALAEGAVGVHQYVTGTGASYMGQDIRAVGTFGATDVMGMAAVVGYGLVCALGLALAPRSRGQRRAALLCAALLVLPLVLSFSRGAWLATAAACTAQLLLAGRRISVPALAAGTAAAVVLVVGLGVGTGLLRERVASITQVTDAPDRSVTDRYTMWVASIGMWREAPVTGVGLKGFPAYRDSHASLALSSGGDTAGAGAVFRRQPLLSPHNMYLLILSEQGLLGLTALLGSWLALLTLGLRRLSRTVRGKDCGLIACGLLIWQLVDFLYADIGGPSTVLTAIGLGLAAWWALAGTAAP